A region of Panthera uncia isolate 11264 chromosome D4, Puncia_PCG_1.0, whole genome shotgun sequence DNA encodes the following proteins:
- the LOC125918786 gene encoding 60S ribosomal protein L36a-like has product MVTVPKTRQTFCKKCGKHQPHKVTQYKKGKDSLYVQGKRRYDRKQSGSGRQTKPIFWKKAKTTKKIVLRLECVEPNCRSKRMLAIKRCKHSELGGDKRNSQVIQF; this is encoded by the coding sequence ATGGTGACCGTTCCGAAAACCCGCCAGACTTTCTGCAAGAAGTGTGGCAAACACCAACCCCACAAAGTGACACAGTACAAGAAAGGCAAAGATTCTCTTTATGTCCAGGGAAAGCGGCGTTATGACAGGAAGCAGAGTGGCTCTGGTAGGCAAACTAAGCCAATTTTCTGGAAAAAGGCTAAAACCACAAAGAAGATTGTGCTGAGGCTTGAATGTGTTGAGCCCAACTGCAGATCTAAGAGAATGCTGGCTATTAAGAGATGCAAGCATTCTGAACTGGGAGGAGATAAGAGAAACAGCCAAGTGATCCAGTTCTAA